The genomic region AACACTTGCCGGGCCATTACGCGAGCACAACGACGAAATCGCTCTCAACCTCGCCCGCCAAGAACTCGGTGATCGCCTGAGCTACGTAGGTCCCCTTTACGGTGAGGACAAGCTTAGATTCTACGAGTCAATCGACGTGTTCGTGTTTCCGACGGTATACGCGAATGAAGCGCAACCTACAGTACTGTTTGAAGCACTAGCAGCCGGCAACCTCGTTGTTGCATACGACAGGGGCTGCATAGCATCTCAGGTTGGACAGAATGGTTTGATGATCCCGCAAGGAGAACCTTTCGTAACCAATGCCCTGACCTGGCTTCGCACATTGGAAGGCAGATTTCAGCCTGAAGGGCGCACTGATATCATTCATGAAGCATCAGAGCGGCATATCCTCGAGAAGGAAAGGGCACGCTACGCACTCTCGGTTGGAGGCGCATAGTAATTTATGGAGGGTTCAGATTATCGAAAGCGGGCACGATCCGGGACCGGCCTCTTATTCGCCCAACGCATCATTTCGTTTGTTCTCAATATAAGCCAGATTGCAATAATCTCTCGACTTGTGGAGCCGAGCGAGTTCGGCCTAGTGGCCATCGCACTATTCTTTTCTACGCTGTTTTCTGTTTTTCGAGATTTCGGCCTGCCTTCAACAGCAATCCAACTAAAAGAGCTTCAAGACGATCAGCGTGACGCGCTTTTTTGGTTCAACTTTGCTGCGACCATTGTACTCGTTCTCGTCCTTCTCCTGTGCGCGAGTCCAATCGCTTCGCTATATGAGCAGCCACGTCTCACTCCTGTTCTCATGGTCGCCACGCTAAACTTCTTTCTCTTAGGGGCTACAGCTCAACACGCTGCTCTCCTTCGAAGAGAGCTGCGCTTTGGCTGCATCTTCGCAGCTGAGGTGGGCGGGCTGATACTTGGGTGGCTTTCCACGATTGTATTGGCCTATTTTTTTCGAAATGCACTCTCTCTAGTACTCGGCGCTGCGCTTCAAGGTGCATTCTCCGGCACTGGGTACGTCGTGTTCGGTAGATGGCTCCCCAGCCGTCCGACACGCCTGAGCCGTCATTTGGAACTTCTAACTTTTGGAGCGAACGTAGCCACGTTCTCGGGACTAAACTTTCTGTCTAATAACATTGCAGCCGCTTTAGTCGGTCTGTGGAGTGGAAGTGCCGCTGCTGGCCTGTTTTCGCGAGCGCAATCCCTTTACTCGCTTCCAACATCGTTCCTCCTTGGTCCCTATCTCCAGGTTCAATTCCCGCTCTTGTGTCGGATTGCTCACGTGCCGAGCGAGGTACAAAAGGAATATCACAACATTTTGGTGGTGTCCGGGCTAGTATACTTCACGATAGGGCTAGCGCTTCCCTTCATATCAAGTGATCTGGTAGTTCTGCTCCTTGGTCCTTCTTGGGAAGAGGCTTCCAGAATATTGGTTTGGCTGTGCCCAGCTCTCTTTGCCCTCGGCTTTATCGCGCCATTTGGGCAATTTATGACAAGCCAAGGACGAGTTCGCGAACTTCGAATCTGGAGTGCGGCTGATTTATTTTTCCGCGGCGGAGGCGCTGTTCTCGGCTGCCTCTATGGCCCGCAAGAAGCTGCAGCCGGTTTCTCCGCAGGAACATTACTCGCAGCAACGCCCATCATCATTTGGATCACCGCCAGACAAAAGCCGATCTCCATCGCTGATCAACTAAACGCTGCAGTTCCAGGATTAGCTACTGCCATCTGCACAGCATCTGTGACCTTCGCAACCAAGGCGCTCTGCGGGGAGTTCGGGTTGGCCAACGGTCCTATTCGCCTTACCGTCGTTGTACTTGTCGCCGCCGCGACGTGGGGCTTAATGGTTCTGCTTCTCCCGACAGCTAGGCGAGTCATCTACTCAGTAGCGACCCGAAATAAGGAGGCAATCAAGTGAAGTTTGGTGCAGGCAGTAGGTTGGCAACTTTTCTGGCCGACGCAAATCGCAGAGTTGTTGCTCGGACAGGCGTGGCACCGGCACAAGAGCCAGTATACCAGAACATCTTCGATCGGGACATTCAGGCCCTCGGGCTTACGAACGACTTCTACGCAGTGGGTGCGGCCGCTAACTATAGCTTGCTATACGTACTACTTCGTGCCGTGAGACACTTCTCCTTTCAACAAATCGTCGAATTGGGGGGCGGACAATCTACTCTGCTGCTAAATCAGATCGTTCAAGCCAAGCTGAGCAGCGCTAACGTTCTTACAATCGAAAGCGATCGTCGATGGCGCGACCTCCTCCAGTCGAAGGTAAGTCACGAGGTGCGCTTAATTGAATTGTCTCAACAGCAATATGATGGCTTCAGTTTCTCTGGTTACGACTTGTCAGCCACAAAACTTCCTACTGCAATCGACCTTTTCATCATCGATGGACCTGCCGGCGGGACAAAGATCAACGCTCTTTCCCGATTTGGCGCACTTCAAATCATCCCGTCGCTCAACCGCGACGGTTTCTTGATCGTAGTCGATGATGCAGAACGTTCGGGTGAAAATGCGCTGTGCGAAGCAATTGAGAAAAAAATAAGGGAGATGGGCATCGACTTTCAAACAGGGATCGTTAAAGCAGCGAAACAACAACGGCTCTTTGCCGCCGGTAAATTCTTGCCCGCCGCCTTCTATTGAAGGCTTCTCGTCAGACTTAAAGAGTCAACATTGCTGGATGGATCCATAAACAAAGCAAGTAGCTTAACGTGATCACCCGCAGACATCTCCTCGCGCTAGCAGGCGCATCAACAGTCTCGACTGCGTCCGGGCACGCCGCGTTCGTGGACGTGCAAAGTTTTGGTGCGCTTGGAGATGGAGTTACCGATGACACGGAATGCATTCAAAATGCAATCGAGCGAGCATCGAGCGCCGGCGGAGGCCTCGTTTATATACCCGCGCGAGACATTTCGAAGGGACGATATTGGCGACTAACCCACCCGCTGCTCCTTAGATCAGGTGTGAGATTAGTCGGGGACGGATCTGGAAGCCTGTTATACAACGACAGGAAAAACAGCACTACCTTTATGGACCAGGCCGTCGTTCTGCCTGGAAACTATCATCCTCAATTCTTAAACAGCTTAGTATTTGATCAAGTCACACTTGATGGCGCCCGTAACGTTGTCCTTCTAGACAACAGCAAAAGGCGTTATTCATCCGGACAAACAGTCTTCATCCGATCAACTGACTACGTTCCCGGAGCAGAGTTTTCTGTTTCAACCATCACGATTATCTGCCGCGTTCTTTACGCTACATCTGACCGAGTCCATTTGGACCGGAGTGTGAGTTTTGATGGAGCTCTCGTAATGGCTCCGAGTGATGACGAGATTGAGTGGCGCGCCATAGGCACTTTGAGCCGATGCTTTGTATCGGTCGATTCTGCCGTTCGCAATTTGGCGATCAAATCGCATGGCTTTTGGATCGGAGACAGTTCGGCGCGAGGCTGCGCTTTTTCTGACTTAGCGATCGACGCCCGAGTGGCCGTCTACGGAAACTTATTCCAAGACTGCTCTTGGACCAACATCGAAGCAACGTTTGATCGCATGGCAGTCGAGCTGTCGTGCAACTCCATGAACGTCTCCGTAAGCAATTTGAGGGGAAAGATGACGAAAAACCCTCCTGGCCCGAACCACCAAATCATAGCGATACAAGAGTCTTCAATAAATTGTACCGTCTCCAATTTTTCGATTAACGCCTCAGCATTCAACAAGTTCGGATCGGTAGTGAGATTCGGACCATCGTCATTTTGCTCCGTATCTGACGGCGAGATCTCATGCGAGGAAGCTCGGGGTGCCGTAATATCTTTCGACACAGGTGCTTCAAGTGTCGTCAGCAATACCATTAACAATGTGTCTTTCAGCGCCTCGGCTGCACAGCTTGGAGTTCTGTTTGAGGCGAGGAACTCGGGGATCGTTTCGAACAATGTAGTGAATGGAGTTAAGATAAGGGGACTAACTCGCGCGCCGGCAGCGAGGATGGGCGGTCGAAACAACTCGATAAGCAACAGCGAGCTAACCGGCAATCTTGTAGAGATTACAAGTCAGGCACAAGATTGCGTGATTCAGGATAGTCTACTGCCGAGACAAATAACCAATCGGAGCAATCAACCAACTTCGATTATTCTACGACGAAATAGGTCATCGTCTTGATTTTCGAATTACTTTGATCGAGCGCGCATGCGTCTAAGGCTTCGACTTGCTCGTTCCCCCTCGATGCGCACCGCTCTTCTCTCAGGAGGAACAACCATGAGAATAGCGTACAACATCCCCATCACAATTAGGTAGGTCCACAAAATCCGGGACGCAGTGAATAAGTCGGACCTCCATAGAGAAAAAACGTAGAAATAGAGAACAAACGCCTCAATTTGACGGCTCGGCTTCATCGAAATCCGATATTGAAGCGCTGAGAGGCAAGCGACAAGAATTGTAAATAAGAGCGGGCCTCCAATCGTCCCGAACTCTGCTATCAGCGTACCCGCACCAGACAATGTTATTTCAGACCCGGTGTTTTCGAACCGGACCGGGCTTACAAACTGGGTGAACAGCGAACTAGGCGGCTCAGGCTTGAATGGAACCGCTGCCCGCGGCACGGGGAAGAACAGGGAGGCTGTCAGGGAGTAGAATGGGTAGGGCAGCTCAAAACTTGTAGTTGCAACAGCATACACGCTCTTCCAAATCGCAAAGCTTTCAGACTCGACGAGCGTTTCGAACCAAATGTCCTGATTACCTTGCCCACGAAAACCGGCGTATCGAACATACGCAGTATAGATCTGCAATACAACGAGAAGAGGAATGAAGCCAAAGATGAACATCCGAAATGGACGAGGGGGCCGCCCATTGGCGAGCAGCGCGCATAGCAACAGCAAGAAGGCTGACACTATGTTGCCGCGCCCCCCTGACAATCCCGCAACTACCGTGAAGGCGGAAACTCCACCTAGACTCCAAGCGAGCGAGTTCGACTTAAATATGAGGTAGAGAGAGGCGACTAACAGAAAGGGAGATGCATTCAAGATCACAAAGGCAGCATCCTTTTTGTACTGGCGCGCGCCTACTGCCTCAATAAATGTAAAGAAGCCAAGCTCGCGTATCTGCCAAAAGAGAAACCCACAAAGCAGAAATGCAACCATGAGGAAGAGCGCGCGAGCAGCCCGACCTTCACGCTGTCGCGTGCGATCCACACCAACTGAGATGGCCTGCGGCACGAGCAACTCCGTCAAACCAGCGAACAGCCAGAAGCACAACAGATTGCCTGTCTGCAGAGCAACCAAAAGTGACTCATCACAGTTGAGCGTCTGCTCGCCGATCCGGAAGCTCTTGTACTGCGAAGCGAACAGAAACTGGAAAGCTAGGAGGGTGAAGAACGCTGAATTGAGCAAACGTATGTCCAGCGGCCAATATCTCTGGGACGGAGACTTGGTCACCCAGCGGACGCTCAAAAAGCAGATTGAAGCGAAATGCGCTAGCGACACCAATACCAGCAGAAGAAAATCATTAGGCATCAATCAACCACTGGTGTCGTTCGGAGGAAATACTTCTCAGTTCCGGTAAGGTTTCGTATGGACCGTGCGGGCATACCCGCGACCAAAGTGAGAGACTTAACCACTCCATTTACCACTGCCCCGGCAGCAACGATAGAGTTGTCCTCCAGAATGGACCCCTTCAGAATGGTGACCCGGGTGCTAACGAGCACGTAACGGCCTACACGCACTTCGGCCGTCAGTTGCTTTGACTCGCGTGGATCTATTCCGTGGGTCCAGATCTGAGAGCCTCGACCAGCAATTGTTGTAAACGCTCCTATTGTAACTTTGTTGGCACAGTCCACCCGATGCTCGTGGGTAATTGCAGCACCGTCTTCCATCACAAATACGCAGTTTTGCTCTGAATAGGGATAGAGCTGGGTCCCGTGGCAGCCCGAGATGATATTGAAATTCCCAATGATCGCATTCTTTCCGAGCCGAAACTCTGAGAGATTCTTGATCAGAGTTGCATGTCCAATCCTGCTATCGCTGTCGATAGCAACTTTGTCGGCAACTACGATTGAAAATCCTATACGAGCTGATGGACTGATCTCATACCCAAGTAGGCGGATCAGAACTTGGCGCCTCAGGTACCACGGAAGCAACCAGCCCACGATCTGCAGCAGTATCGACACGGCACGTCCTTTCACTGTCACGGCCCTACTTGCCGAGAGGGCTAAAGTTGGCAAGCCTGAGCACCGACAGCCCGAGTCGTGCTTTTAACTTCAGATGGATCTTTGATTTAACTATTCGTTTCAGGGCCCATATCGCCGTGCGCTTTGCAATTTGTTGACGGTTGTAGAAGTGAAACCAGATCAAAAAGCAAAGCCGAGAGTCCACGGACATTTGGCGGCGCCACTTAAGCAGGAAACGCCTTGAACTTTCGGGCCGGCGCTGCTTGCTAACACGAGACTTGGCTTGGTCAGCGTCATTATAACGCGTGGTGACCTGCTTCATTTGGCCGATAGACAATCCTCGCGAGAATGCCGTCATCAGGAAATCGAAGTCCTGGTGCTTCCGAAGGGCAGTGTCAAATCTTAACGCTACACTTTTGCGAAAGACAAAGCTGCTCGTTTGAGCAATCCCGCCGTGGACAAAGATGAATTCGAGAGGCGATGTTCCTCTCCTATACAGTGCATCGGTCTTTATTTTGTCGGGAGGACCAAAGACGAAGTCCAGATGTTGAGCTTCCATAAAGGCGAAGGAAGCTGAAAGATGATCAACTTTCCACTCATCGTCAGCGTCTAGTAGCGCAACAACTTCAGTAGACGCATATTCGATACCTCGATTACGCGTCCTGCCTCCACCCAAGTTTGCGTCATTTCTTAACAGGACAACTCTACATTCTGGCGGAGCACGTCGAAACATTTCGTTGACGATCTCGATGGTTCTATCTTGAGAAGCGTCATCGACCACAACCACAGCTGACAGCAGCGAACGATCCTGACGAAAGACCGATCCGAGCGCTGCAGATATTGTGCCTTCCGAGTTATGTGTAGGAATAACGACGGTCACTTGCTTACGCATCGTCATCTTTAGAAACTCTAATAGCCTCAGGCAATCGCGTTCGGAGACGGTCGCACAGCAAAGAAACGAGCATAAGTCACTTCTGGTGAATCACATACCGGAACGCCTTAATTCCCATCATCGTCCCGAGCACTGTGTCCACTCTCTTGTAGCCTAGCAGATCAAAGGCCCTACAGTTGTCCGAATTGAAGTAGCACACTTTCGTCTTGATCAGACGCGGACAGTTGTTCTTAATACTAACGACGTGATCAACTAAATTTGGGTTGGCGACGTGGGCGCGCGCCGCGGCCTCAACGTCAAGGCACGGCCGACCCACTGCATCACGAATGATGGGCGCGCCAATCTGCTCTGACGGACCTTGCAGTGTCAGCCTTGACGCACTCGTTTGAGCCATCGTTGGAAGAACGAAAGTCGACGAGAGCAGAAATGCGAGCGGGATAGTGCACTTTGCTAGCCCGGAAACAATCACCTTCATCTCCAAGGCCTTTCGTCGACTTCTATCCCCGGGATAGCCAATTTTACACCATTTACGGCCAGTCGTTTAGACAACGCTTGTCGACTGGAGATATCGACCTTTCCGAGTATCGACAGCAGCCTCTCACGGTAGGCCCATCCAACCGAGATCAAGTTCATTGCGGCATCATCAGCGAAATTTGCGTCTACCAGCTGAGCGAACTCGGAAACAACTGCATCCTGCTGTACTTCGCTGAGCATCGGAAATATCGCGAGGGCCAGACGATTGCGACGAACAGCGATCCAGCCTTCGAGGGGACCAAAATTATAGGATCGGTCTAGATAGCTGATGTTAGTTGGGTCGAATCCATTTTGCACGGTCTCAACCGAATAAAGCATCAACCAAAGAAAGGAGCTACTTGGGTTGGCCGCAAGCGCCATCTTAAGGCTTCCCTCTGCGGCTTCCACTTCGTTATCACCTTTCTCCTCCTTGCGCCGCTGCATGGCTTGCTCCGCTACGCGAAGAGTCAATAGCGCCTCAGCTTGGAAAAATTCAGACCGCATCATCGAGGATCGCGGGGAGGCTTTGATAAGCACTAGAGCGTCCGCTAAAACGCCGGGCTTGAACCGTTCATCTGCAATGATGCGTGTCACGACATCCCGGGCCGGCGAAATCAACACGAATATTGGGATGCTGCACTTTGCCCAAACAATGCCGAGAAGGCCGCAGAACAGCAACAGCGCACGCAACAGAAAACGTCGCGTCTGACTGCTATTCGACATACCCGTAACGGGCGTAGTATTTCTGATAGTAATAGCGGCCGTGATAGGATTCATAACGGGCTAACGCCTTTGTGTCCGCCTTATTGAGGACCACGCCAAGCAGCTTGTCCTGAATCTCTGGCGAGCCGCGCAGATTGTGCCTGACCACGTCGATCTTGGTCTTGCCCCACTCAACGACGAACACGTAGGAATCGATGAAGGATGAGGTCACCCGCACATCCACCACTGGCGCCATCGGCGGCATGTCCAGCACCACGTAGTCGAATTTCGACCGTAGCTCGGTGACCAGCGCGTGCATCGCCTTCGAGGCGAGGATCTCATTGGTGTGCAGCAGCTTGGAAGTGGTGCCAGCCGGCAGGATGGACAGTTTTGTCTGCGCATCGACGACCAGCGCATCCTCCAGCTGGACTTTTTGAGCGACGACATCGACGAGGCCGATCTTCGCATCGGGCACCAGCGCGCGCGACAGCGATGGGTTGCGCAGATCGGAATCGACTAGGATGACCCTCGCACCGCCATGCGCCATCAGCTGAGCGAGGTTGGTCGAGAGAGTGCTCTTGCCTTCGTTCGGCAGGGTCGAGGTGGTGGCGAGCACACGGTTCTCGCGCACGATTGAGTTGAGGTCCACAGCCACCTTCACTGAGCGCACGGCTTCCGAGAAACGCGACAGGGGGTTGTCGACCACGTAGCGCAAGAGGTCGGGTTGAGGATTGTTCTTGCCTGCGAGCCTGCCGCCCAACATCTTCTCGCCGAGCCCGGGCGCAACGGCAGTAGTGCCGAGCGCTGGCAGGATCGCGATGCAGTTCGCGCCCAGCACGTCCTCCACTTGCCCAGTGGTGCGGAACACTTTGTCGGTGAGCTCGCGCGCCATCGCAGCGCCGAATGCCAGCATCAGGCCTCCTAGCAGACTCGCCGCCAAGACAATAAGCGACTTAGGATAGCTCTTCTTCAACGGCGTCGTCGCCGCACTGATCACGCGCGCCTCAGTGATGGGGAACGATTGCTGCTGTACGCTTTCCATGTAGCGCTGCAGAAAGTTGTCGTACATCGCCTGGTAGCTCTGGGCGTTGCTCTCGAGCTCGCGGAGCTGGACCTGCGCCTGGTTGGTTAGCTGCGATTCCGAAACGACATTGGCAAGGCTCGACTTGATAGCTTCCTCGCGCGTGACCGCGATGTCGTAGTCGCTCTTGTAGGATTCCTGGATGCGCCTCAGCTCGTCCTGTATGTTCTTCTTGATCTCTGCCATCTGCTTGCGCAGGTTGACGGCGGCGAGGTGGTCAGAACCATACTTCGAAGCCCAGATCGATTCCTTGGAGGCCATATCGACATATTGGCCGCGTAGCTTGACGATGGTGTCGTTCTTCAGCGCGTCCGCGACGTTGGCATCCGGGACCTCCTGCTTTTGAATATCGTTCATGCGGTCGAGCCGGGCCTTGGCCTCGGCCGTAGCAGCATGCGCCATGATCAACTGGCTGTTGACCTCGGCGAGCTGCTGCTCGTTCATCAGCCGACCGCCGGTGTCGACGATGTTGTTGGCTGTCTTAAAATCCACCACTGCCCTTTGCGCGGCGGAGGCTTGCGTGCGCAACTCCTTGATGCGGTCCTGGAGCCAGACGCTGGCGCGACGGGTCGCCTGGTATTTCGCTTCGAGCGAGTCAACGATATAGGCGTCCGCAATCGCGTTGGCGATCCTTGCCGCCTTCACAGGGTCCTTCGAGGTGAAGCCTATCTCCATCACATAGGTGAGACCGAGGCGCTTGATCGTGCGATTCTTTTCGAAACGCTCCAGTGCCTTGCGAGTCTGCTCGAACTCGGACGGTGCCCCCCCATCGGAAAATAGGCCCATCAGAGCGTCGACCACCGTACCGAGCAGGCCACCCCCGGCACCGGTAAACTCGGGATCGTCGATCAGGTGCAAATCGCGGATCACCGCGAGACTGATATTCTCCGATTTCAGGATCTCGACCTGGGTTTCCACCGTCGCGGAATCGACCGCAATGTCGCCGAGCACGGATTGCTGCTGGAACAGCTGCACCTTGCGGGTGTCGATCACCATCGAGGCGGTGGAGGTGAATTGCGGCGCGGCGGTGAAGAGATAGAGCAGCGCCAGGATCACACAGGCCGAGACGATCGCGACCATGGTCGGGAACTGGCGGCGGATGATGTCGAGATAGGAGGTCAGCGTCTGCGACGGGGAGCCGTCGGCCTCGGGGAAATCACGGTTGATCTCCGAGGTCGGCTTGTTCACCTGCAACATCTAGCAATTCCTGAAAATGGATCGATGTGTGTTCTTGGGATCAATGCTGGCCAGAAGCCTGATGGCATCCGGAGCAAACCCGATGCCAAAACCCGCGCTGCGCGCAACACTAGCACAAGCCTGCCTGCAATTGAACGCGCGCGATGCAGTGCAGCGCGCGCTTCACCCGACATTTTACAGAAAGCTTAACGGCGCAAAAGCAAAGCGGCGCCCGCTGGCGCCGCTGCCGTGAGGTGTCATGGACCGGCCGCAAGGGCCGGTTCCGGTCAGCGCCGCGGGCTGGTGCTGTTCGTGCTGCCGTTGACGCCGCCGCCGGCGGTGTTGGGCGGATTGTTTGCGTTGTTGTTGTTGCCGAACCTGACGGCGCCGCCGCCATTGCCGCCGTTGGGGAAGTTGTTGCCGGTCGGGCCGCCTGCGCCGCTGCCGCCGCCGCCTGCGCCGCCGCCGGTCGCGGCGATCGCGACGTCGCCGGTCGCGGCCTGGTAGGCGGCGATCACGTCGGCGTTGCCGGTGTTGGCGATCGCGGCCTGGATCTCATTGGCATAGGCCTGGTCGCTCTGCGCGGCCATGCGGGCGACCTGGGCGAGACCGCCGACGATCGCGCGCATCTGGTCCTTGGTGGTCGCGGGATCCTTGAGCAGCGCGATCAGGCCGGGAAGCGTGGTCGGATCGGAGGCGCCGAGGTCGCGCACGCGCGAGATCAGCTGCGGGCCGCCGGTCGGATATTGCTGCAAGAGGCTGTTGGGGGCGGCCTTGAAGTCGGAAATGACGGTGGCCGGCAGCTGGCGCTGCGGCGGGTAAACGGCGGCGCTGGCGGCCGAATGAAGCGTCACGGCGAAGGCCGCGGCGGCAGCCATGCGAAGCGCGATTTTGACAACCCTCATAAATCAACCTCCAAAAAATCAGCTGCCCCGATTCCTCGGCCCGGGCAAATGGCTGTGCAGTGCGGAACCTAGCGGAAGAGAGAAGAGCTGTCCACTTATTCTAAAGACTTCGTAAACGGCGCAACTGCTTCAAATCTAGACAGTTTTGTGAAGCTCGCCCGGCGCGCGCGGAGCTCGGGCCGCGGTTGCGGAGCGGC from Bradyrhizobium sp. CB1015 harbors:
- a CDS encoding lipopolysaccharide biosynthesis protein, coding for MEGSDYRKRARSGTGLLFAQRIISFVLNISQIAIISRLVEPSEFGLVAIALFFSTLFSVFRDFGLPSTAIQLKELQDDQRDALFWFNFAATIVLVLVLLLCASPIASLYEQPRLTPVLMVATLNFFLLGATAQHAALLRRELRFGCIFAAEVGGLILGWLSTIVLAYFFRNALSLVLGAALQGAFSGTGYVVFGRWLPSRPTRLSRHLELLTFGANVATFSGLNFLSNNIAAALVGLWSGSAAAGLFSRAQSLYSLPTSFLLGPYLQVQFPLLCRIAHVPSEVQKEYHNILVVSGLVYFTIGLALPFISSDLVVLLLGPSWEEASRILVWLCPALFALGFIAPFGQFMTSQGRVRELRIWSAADLFFRGGGAVLGCLYGPQEAAAGFSAGTLLAATPIIIWITARQKPISIADQLNAAVPGLATAICTASVTFATKALCGEFGLANGPIRLTVVVLVAAATWGLMVLLLPTARRVIYSVATRNKEAIK
- a CDS encoding glycosyltransferase family 2 protein; the encoded protein is MTMRKQVTVVIPTHNSEGTISAALGSVFRQDRSLLSAVVVVDDASQDRTIEIVNEMFRRAPPECRVVLLRNDANLGGGRTRNRGIEYASTEVVALLDADDEWKVDHLSASFAFMEAQHLDFVFGPPDKIKTDALYRRGTSPLEFIFVHGGIAQTSSFVFRKSVALRFDTALRKHQDFDFLMTAFSRGLSIGQMKQVTTRYNDADQAKSRVSKQRRPESSRRFLLKWRRQMSVDSRLCFLIWFHFYNRQQIAKRTAIWALKRIVKSKIHLKLKARLGLSVLRLANFSPLGK
- a CDS encoding polysaccharide biosynthesis tyrosine autokinase, producing the protein MLQVNKPTSEINRDFPEADGSPSQTLTSYLDIIRRQFPTMVAIVSACVILALLYLFTAAPQFTSTASMVIDTRKVQLFQQQSVLGDIAVDSATVETQVEILKSENISLAVIRDLHLIDDPEFTGAGGGLLGTVVDALMGLFSDGGAPSEFEQTRKALERFEKNRTIKRLGLTYVMEIGFTSKDPVKAARIANAIADAYIVDSLEAKYQATRRASVWLQDRIKELRTQASAAQRAVVDFKTANNIVDTGGRLMNEQQLAEVNSQLIMAHAATAEAKARLDRMNDIQKQEVPDANVADALKNDTIVKLRGQYVDMASKESIWASKYGSDHLAAVNLRKQMAEIKKNIQDELRRIQESYKSDYDIAVTREEAIKSSLANVVSESQLTNQAQVQLRELESNAQSYQAMYDNFLQRYMESVQQQSFPITEARVISAATTPLKKSYPKSLIVLAASLLGGLMLAFGAAMARELTDKVFRTTGQVEDVLGANCIAILPALGTTAVAPGLGEKMLGGRLAGKNNPQPDLLRYVVDNPLSRFSEAVRSVKVAVDLNSIVRENRVLATTSTLPNEGKSTLSTNLAQLMAHGGARVILVDSDLRNPSLSRALVPDAKIGLVDVVAQKVQLEDALVVDAQTKLSILPAGTTSKLLHTNEILASKAMHALVTELRSKFDYVVLDMPPMAPVVDVRVTSSFIDSYVFVVEWGKTKIDVVRHNLRGSPEIQDKLLGVVLNKADTKALARYESYHGRYYYQKYYARYGYVE